The following proteins come from a genomic window of Gossypium raimondii isolate GPD5lz chromosome 5, ASM2569854v1, whole genome shotgun sequence:
- the LOC105769853 gene encoding putative E3 ubiquitin-protein ligase LIN-1 isoform X1 — protein sequence MASSLQNLLKEEGFERGKEISLRNPSSAKPDESVALPIYICHARKSLGKPNHDAEESVTRNGSSVFSSRRVSNSDRSKPKSSTNDDTPRRDEPAIDDVAIRAVISILGGYTGKYIKDESFRGMIKGKCSSCLTRRKTGSDDGVFENMKLGIESIDSLVQNPGNKKELRMKTLRNSIELLSIVASLNSKKTRNGSTCGVPNSHLSACAQLYLSIVYKLEKNHRISARHLLQVFCDSAFLARTHLLPDLWEHLFLPHLLHLKVWYHKELELLSNLDYGEKEKRMKVLCKLYNDQMDIGTAKFAMYYKEWLKIGAKAPAVPTVPLPSSPSFRSSRRRSSDSFASRSSINKNLYRTVFGTTTELQSIELDHRIRASMDICHLQAEENECTDEENYNGCNYVHNMTKTRRSSSSQIYRTPRTDLLPETRKSDHFRLFTCQSGPTECLVNGKNVVRHSSMRRKDNVHLPLSDLSRSIATICSSDNLTECEIAVRLLTKAWLESHGGPAIEAAIAKAPVIEGILEVLFASSDDEILELAISILAEFVARSEVNRQIILNSDPHLEIFLRLLRNSGLFLKAAVLLYLIKPKAKQMISTDWVPLVLRVLEFGEQLQTLFTVRCSPQVAAFYVLDQLLTGFNEDRNLENASQVVSLGGLNLLIRNVEMGGVLERNNAAMIISCCIRADGSCRNYVADKINKASLLELIVGNHKDSNGSVIALLTELLCLNRRTQITEFLNDLLNGWGGLNTMHILMVYLQKAQPEERPLVAAILLQLDLLGDPLRYSVYREEAVEAIVEALDCEKCNDRIQEQAARALMMLGGCFSYVGEATTENWLLEQAGFHETLGDSFHGKEIVDEILHEEKEAIKNWQRKAAISLLNSGNKKFLAALSNSMANGIPSLARASLLTVTWMSSFLHSVRDKDFQSMACSVLVPRLLESSNYSRAVEETVLASISLQQLINGSGIVNFQTFSKLTPRQLFNSLSSLPLVILNDTQ from the exons ATGGcttcttctttacaaaatttGCTTAAAGAAGAAGGGTTTGAGAGAGGGAAGGAAATCAGTCTTAGAAACCCAAGTAGTGCAAAGCCAGATGAGTCGGTAGCGCTGCCTATATACATCTGCCATGCCCGAAAAAGCTTAGGGAAACCCAATCACGACGCTGAGGAGTCTGTTACTCGAAATGGGTCCTCAGTGTTTTCATCTAGAAGGGTGTCGAATTCGGATAGATCGAAACCCAAATCATCGACAAACGACGATACGCCAAGGAGAGATGAGCCTGCAATCGATGACGTTGCCATTAGAGCAGTGATATCCATACTTGGTGGCTACACTGGTAAGTACATTAAAGATGAGAGTTTTCGTGGAATGATCAAAGGAAAATGCAGCTCCTGCTTAACGAGGAGAAAAACCGGTTCCGATGATGGGGTTTTTGAGAATATGAAACTTGGTATTGAGAGCATTGACAGCTTAGTACAAAATCCGGGGAACAAAAAGGAACTTAGAATGAAAACTTTGAGGAATTCGATTGAGCTTTTGAGCATTGTTGCTTCCTTGAATTCTAAGAAAACAAGGAATGGTTCAACTTGCGGAGTTCCCAATTCTCATCTCTCGGCATGTGCTCAGCTGTACTTATCTATAGTTTACAAGCTCGAGAAGAATCATAGGATTTCTGCTAGGCATTTGCTTCAAGTTTTTTGTGATTCGGCTTTCCTAGCGAGAACCCACTTGCTTCCTGATCTATGGGAGCATCTTTTCCTTCCCCATCTTCTTCACCTTAAGGTTTGGTACCACAAAGAGCTTGAACTTCTCTCCAACTTGGATTATGgtgagaaagagaagagaatgaAAGTTTTGTGCAAGCTCTACAATGATCAAATGGATATAGGGACAGCTAAGTTCGCCATGTACTATAAAGAGTGGCTTAAAATTGGGGCTAAAGCCCCTGCTGTTCCCACAGTGCCTTTGCCATCGAGTCCCAGTTTTAGATCATCAAGGAGGCGATCATCTGATTCTTTTGCTTCGCGTTCTTCAATCAACAAAAACTT GTATCGAACTGTGTTTGGCACGACAACTGAGTTGCAATCCATTGAGCTTGACCATCGAATCAGAGCATCAATGGACATATGTCACCTCCAGGCAGAAGAAAACGAATGCACCGATGAAGAAAACTACAATGGTTGCAATTATGTTCAT AACATGACAAAGACACGTAGAAGTTCATCAAGCCAGATTTATCGAACTCCGAGAACTGACTTATTGCCGGAAACACGTAAATCAGACCATTTTCGGCTGTTTACCTGCCAGAGTGGGCCAACAGAATGCTTGGTAAACGGAAAAAATGTTGTCAGACATAGTTCAATGAGAAGGAAGGACAATGTTCATCTTCCTTTGAGTGATCTAAGTAGATCCATTGCTACCATTTGCTCCTCGGACAATCTAACTGAGTGTGAAATTGCAGTCCGGTTATTGACCAAAGCATGGTTGGAATCACATGGTGGTCCTGCCATTGAAGCTGCAATAGCAAAGGCACCCGTTATCGAGGGAATCCTCGAGGTATTGTTTGCTTCCAGTGATGATGAAATTCTAGAACTAGCAATATCGATTTTAGCAGAATTTGTAGCCAGAAGTGAGGTGAATAGGCAGATAATACTTAACTCAGATCCTCATCTTGAGATCTTCTTAAGACTGTTAAGAAATAGTGGTCTATTTTTAAAAGCAGCTGTGCTGCTTTACTTGATAAAGCCAAAGGCAAAACAGATGATATCAACGGACTGGGTTCCGCTAGTTCTTCGAGTTTTAGAGTTCGGTGAGCAGTTGCAGACTCTATTTACAGTAAGATGTAGTCCTCAAGTAGCAGCATTTTACGTCCTTGACCAACTATTAACTGGTTTTAATGAAGATAGGAACTTAGAGAATGCAAGTCAAGTGGTTTCTCTTGGAGGATTGAACCTTCTGATAAGAAATGTTGAGATGGGAGGTGTTCTTGAAAGGAACAATGCTGCCATGATCATATCCTGCTGCATTCGAGCCGATGGGAGTTGTCGGAACTACGTAGCTGATAAAATAAACAAGGCATCTCTACTTGAACTTATTGTTGGGAATCATAAGGATTCTAATGGATCTGTTATTGCCTTACTAACTGAGCTACTCTGCCTAAACAG AAGAACACAGATTACCGAATTCTTGAACGATCTACTCAATGGATGGGGTGGCTTGAATACCATGCACATCTTAATGGTATACCTGCAGAAAGCTCAACCTGAAGAACGCCCCCTGGTTGCAGCCATCTTATTGCAGCTTGACCTTCTG GGAGATCCTTTGAGGTACAGTGTTTACAGAGAAGAAGCAGTTGAGGCCATTGTAGAAGCTTTAGATTGTGAAAAGTGTAATGACAGGATTCAAGAACAAGCCGCCAGAGCTCTTATGATGTTGGGAGGCTGTTTTTCTTACGTGGGAGAGGCAACAACAGAAAACTGGCTTTTGGAACAAGCAGGCTTTCATGAAACCTTGGGGGACTCGTTCCATGGAAAGGAAATAGTTGACGAAATCTTG CATGAAGAGAAGGAAGCAATAAAAAATTGGCAGAGAAAAGCAGCAATCTCTTTGCTAAACAGTGGCAACAAGAAATTCTTGGCCGCTCTTTCAAATTCCATGGCCAATGGCATTCCTAGTTTAGCACGAGCTAGCCTCTTAACAGTTACCTGGATGAGCAGCTTTCTCCATTCAGTTCGAGATAAAGATTTCCAGTCCATGGCATGTTCAGTACTCGTGCCTCGGTTACTTGAATCCTCAAATTACAGTAGAGCAGTTGAGGAAACGGTGCTTGCTTCTATCTCATTGCAGCAGCTCATAAATGGTTCAGGTATCGTAAACTTTCAGACATTTTCGAAGCTAACCCCTCGGCAGTTATTCAATTCTTTATCTTCCTTGCCTCTTGTTATCCTCAATGATACACAGTAA
- the LOC105769853 gene encoding putative E3 ubiquitin-protein ligase LIN-2 isoform X3, producing MASSLQNLLKEEGFERGKEISLRNPSSAKPDESVALPIYICHARKSLGKPNHDAEESVTRNGSSVFSSRRVSNSDRSKPKSSTNDDTPRRDEPAIDDVAIRAVISILGGYTGKYIKDESFRGMIKGKCSSCLTRRKTGSDDGVFENMKLGIESIDSLVQNPGNKKELRMKTLRNSIELLSIVASLNSKKTRNGSTCGVPNSHLSACAQLYLSIVYKLEKNHRISARHLLQVFCDSAFLARTHLLPDLWEHLFLPHLLHLKVWYHKELELLSNLDYGEKEKRMKVLCKLYNDQMDIGTAKFAMYYKEWLKIGAKAPAVPTVPLPSSPSFRSSRRRSSDSFASRSSINKNLYRTVFGTTTELQSIELDHRIRASMDICHLQAEENECTDEENYNGCNYVHNMTKTRRSSSSQIYRTPRTDLLPETRKSDHFRLFTCQSGPTECLVNGKNVVRHSSMRRKDNVHLPLSDLSRSIATICSSDNLTECEIAVRLLTKAWLESHGGPAIEAAIAKAPVIEGILEVLFASSDDEILELAISILAEFVARSEVNRQIILNSDPHLEIFLRLLRNSGLFLKAAVLLYLIKPKAKQMISTDWVPLVLRVLEFGEQLQTLFTVRCSPQVAAFYVLDQLLTGFNEDRNLENASQVVSLGGLNLLIRNVEMGGVLERNNAAMIISCCIRADGSCRNYVADKINKASLLELIVGNHKDSNGSVIALLTELLCLNRRTQITEFLNDLLNGWGGLNTMHILMVYLQKAQPEERPLVAAILLQLDLLSFCREIL from the exons ATGGcttcttctttacaaaatttGCTTAAAGAAGAAGGGTTTGAGAGAGGGAAGGAAATCAGTCTTAGAAACCCAAGTAGTGCAAAGCCAGATGAGTCGGTAGCGCTGCCTATATACATCTGCCATGCCCGAAAAAGCTTAGGGAAACCCAATCACGACGCTGAGGAGTCTGTTACTCGAAATGGGTCCTCAGTGTTTTCATCTAGAAGGGTGTCGAATTCGGATAGATCGAAACCCAAATCATCGACAAACGACGATACGCCAAGGAGAGATGAGCCTGCAATCGATGACGTTGCCATTAGAGCAGTGATATCCATACTTGGTGGCTACACTGGTAAGTACATTAAAGATGAGAGTTTTCGTGGAATGATCAAAGGAAAATGCAGCTCCTGCTTAACGAGGAGAAAAACCGGTTCCGATGATGGGGTTTTTGAGAATATGAAACTTGGTATTGAGAGCATTGACAGCTTAGTACAAAATCCGGGGAACAAAAAGGAACTTAGAATGAAAACTTTGAGGAATTCGATTGAGCTTTTGAGCATTGTTGCTTCCTTGAATTCTAAGAAAACAAGGAATGGTTCAACTTGCGGAGTTCCCAATTCTCATCTCTCGGCATGTGCTCAGCTGTACTTATCTATAGTTTACAAGCTCGAGAAGAATCATAGGATTTCTGCTAGGCATTTGCTTCAAGTTTTTTGTGATTCGGCTTTCCTAGCGAGAACCCACTTGCTTCCTGATCTATGGGAGCATCTTTTCCTTCCCCATCTTCTTCACCTTAAGGTTTGGTACCACAAAGAGCTTGAACTTCTCTCCAACTTGGATTATGgtgagaaagagaagagaatgaAAGTTTTGTGCAAGCTCTACAATGATCAAATGGATATAGGGACAGCTAAGTTCGCCATGTACTATAAAGAGTGGCTTAAAATTGGGGCTAAAGCCCCTGCTGTTCCCACAGTGCCTTTGCCATCGAGTCCCAGTTTTAGATCATCAAGGAGGCGATCATCTGATTCTTTTGCTTCGCGTTCTTCAATCAACAAAAACTT GTATCGAACTGTGTTTGGCACGACAACTGAGTTGCAATCCATTGAGCTTGACCATCGAATCAGAGCATCAATGGACATATGTCACCTCCAGGCAGAAGAAAACGAATGCACCGATGAAGAAAACTACAATGGTTGCAATTATGTTCAT AACATGACAAAGACACGTAGAAGTTCATCAAGCCAGATTTATCGAACTCCGAGAACTGACTTATTGCCGGAAACACGTAAATCAGACCATTTTCGGCTGTTTACCTGCCAGAGTGGGCCAACAGAATGCTTGGTAAACGGAAAAAATGTTGTCAGACATAGTTCAATGAGAAGGAAGGACAATGTTCATCTTCCTTTGAGTGATCTAAGTAGATCCATTGCTACCATTTGCTCCTCGGACAATCTAACTGAGTGTGAAATTGCAGTCCGGTTATTGACCAAAGCATGGTTGGAATCACATGGTGGTCCTGCCATTGAAGCTGCAATAGCAAAGGCACCCGTTATCGAGGGAATCCTCGAGGTATTGTTTGCTTCCAGTGATGATGAAATTCTAGAACTAGCAATATCGATTTTAGCAGAATTTGTAGCCAGAAGTGAGGTGAATAGGCAGATAATACTTAACTCAGATCCTCATCTTGAGATCTTCTTAAGACTGTTAAGAAATAGTGGTCTATTTTTAAAAGCAGCTGTGCTGCTTTACTTGATAAAGCCAAAGGCAAAACAGATGATATCAACGGACTGGGTTCCGCTAGTTCTTCGAGTTTTAGAGTTCGGTGAGCAGTTGCAGACTCTATTTACAGTAAGATGTAGTCCTCAAGTAGCAGCATTTTACGTCCTTGACCAACTATTAACTGGTTTTAATGAAGATAGGAACTTAGAGAATGCAAGTCAAGTGGTTTCTCTTGGAGGATTGAACCTTCTGATAAGAAATGTTGAGATGGGAGGTGTTCTTGAAAGGAACAATGCTGCCATGATCATATCCTGCTGCATTCGAGCCGATGGGAGTTGTCGGAACTACGTAGCTGATAAAATAAACAAGGCATCTCTACTTGAACTTATTGTTGGGAATCATAAGGATTCTAATGGATCTGTTATTGCCTTACTAACTGAGCTACTCTGCCTAAACAG AAGAACACAGATTACCGAATTCTTGAACGATCTACTCAATGGATGGGGTGGCTTGAATACCATGCACATCTTAATGGTATACCTGCAGAAAGCTCAACCTGAAGAACGCCCCCTGGTTGCAGCCATCTTATTGCAGCTTGACCTTCTG TCATTTTGCAGGGAGATCCTTTGA
- the LOC105769853 gene encoding putative E3 ubiquitin-protein ligase LIN-1 isoform X2: MASSLQNLLKEEGFERGKEISLRNPSSAKPDESVALPIYICHARKSLGKPNHDAEESVTRNGSSVFSSRRVSNSDRSKPKSSTNDDTPRRDEPAIDDVAIRAVISILGGYTGKYIKDESFRGMIKGKCSSCLTRRKTGSDDGVFENMKLGIESIDSLVQNPGNKKELRMKTLRNSIELLSIVASLNSKKTRNGSTCGVPNSHLSACAQLYLSIVYKLEKNHRISARHLLQVFCDSAFLARTHLLPDLWEHLFLPHLLHLKVWYHKELELLSNLDYGEKEKRMKVLCKLYNDQMDIGTAKFAMYYKEWLKIGAKAPAVPTVPLPSSPSFRSSRRRSSDSFASRSSINKNLYRTVFGTTTELQSIELDHRIRASMDICHLQAEENECTDEENYNGCNYVHNMTKTRRSSSSQIYRTPRTDLLPETRKSDHFRLFTCQSGPTECLVNGKNVVRHSSMRRKDNVHLPLSDLSRSIATICSSDNLTECEIAVRLLTKAWLESHGGPAIEAAIAKAPVIEGILEVLFASSDDEILELAISILAEFVARSEVNRQIILNSDPHLEIFLRLLRNSGLFLKAAVLLYLIKPKAKQMISTDWVPLVLRVLEFGEQLQTLFTVRCSPQVAAFYVLDQLLTGFNEDRNLENASQVVSLGGLNLLIRNVEMGGVLERNNAAMIISCCIRADGSCRNYVADKINKASLLELIVGNHKDSNGSVIALLTELLCLNRRTQITEFLNDLLNGWGGLNTMHILMVYLQKAQPEERPLVAAILLQLDLLGDPLRYSVYREEAVEAIVEALDCEKCNDRIQEQAARALMMLGGCFSYVGEATTENWLLEQAGFHETLGDSFHGKEIVDEILHEEKEAIKNWQRKAAISLLNSGNKKFLAALSNSMANGIPSLARASLLTVTWMSSFLHSVRDKDFQSMACSVLVPRLLESSNYSRAVEETVLASISLQQLINGSEYASIISSLDAT, encoded by the exons ATGGcttcttctttacaaaatttGCTTAAAGAAGAAGGGTTTGAGAGAGGGAAGGAAATCAGTCTTAGAAACCCAAGTAGTGCAAAGCCAGATGAGTCGGTAGCGCTGCCTATATACATCTGCCATGCCCGAAAAAGCTTAGGGAAACCCAATCACGACGCTGAGGAGTCTGTTACTCGAAATGGGTCCTCAGTGTTTTCATCTAGAAGGGTGTCGAATTCGGATAGATCGAAACCCAAATCATCGACAAACGACGATACGCCAAGGAGAGATGAGCCTGCAATCGATGACGTTGCCATTAGAGCAGTGATATCCATACTTGGTGGCTACACTGGTAAGTACATTAAAGATGAGAGTTTTCGTGGAATGATCAAAGGAAAATGCAGCTCCTGCTTAACGAGGAGAAAAACCGGTTCCGATGATGGGGTTTTTGAGAATATGAAACTTGGTATTGAGAGCATTGACAGCTTAGTACAAAATCCGGGGAACAAAAAGGAACTTAGAATGAAAACTTTGAGGAATTCGATTGAGCTTTTGAGCATTGTTGCTTCCTTGAATTCTAAGAAAACAAGGAATGGTTCAACTTGCGGAGTTCCCAATTCTCATCTCTCGGCATGTGCTCAGCTGTACTTATCTATAGTTTACAAGCTCGAGAAGAATCATAGGATTTCTGCTAGGCATTTGCTTCAAGTTTTTTGTGATTCGGCTTTCCTAGCGAGAACCCACTTGCTTCCTGATCTATGGGAGCATCTTTTCCTTCCCCATCTTCTTCACCTTAAGGTTTGGTACCACAAAGAGCTTGAACTTCTCTCCAACTTGGATTATGgtgagaaagagaagagaatgaAAGTTTTGTGCAAGCTCTACAATGATCAAATGGATATAGGGACAGCTAAGTTCGCCATGTACTATAAAGAGTGGCTTAAAATTGGGGCTAAAGCCCCTGCTGTTCCCACAGTGCCTTTGCCATCGAGTCCCAGTTTTAGATCATCAAGGAGGCGATCATCTGATTCTTTTGCTTCGCGTTCTTCAATCAACAAAAACTT GTATCGAACTGTGTTTGGCACGACAACTGAGTTGCAATCCATTGAGCTTGACCATCGAATCAGAGCATCAATGGACATATGTCACCTCCAGGCAGAAGAAAACGAATGCACCGATGAAGAAAACTACAATGGTTGCAATTATGTTCAT AACATGACAAAGACACGTAGAAGTTCATCAAGCCAGATTTATCGAACTCCGAGAACTGACTTATTGCCGGAAACACGTAAATCAGACCATTTTCGGCTGTTTACCTGCCAGAGTGGGCCAACAGAATGCTTGGTAAACGGAAAAAATGTTGTCAGACATAGTTCAATGAGAAGGAAGGACAATGTTCATCTTCCTTTGAGTGATCTAAGTAGATCCATTGCTACCATTTGCTCCTCGGACAATCTAACTGAGTGTGAAATTGCAGTCCGGTTATTGACCAAAGCATGGTTGGAATCACATGGTGGTCCTGCCATTGAAGCTGCAATAGCAAAGGCACCCGTTATCGAGGGAATCCTCGAGGTATTGTTTGCTTCCAGTGATGATGAAATTCTAGAACTAGCAATATCGATTTTAGCAGAATTTGTAGCCAGAAGTGAGGTGAATAGGCAGATAATACTTAACTCAGATCCTCATCTTGAGATCTTCTTAAGACTGTTAAGAAATAGTGGTCTATTTTTAAAAGCAGCTGTGCTGCTTTACTTGATAAAGCCAAAGGCAAAACAGATGATATCAACGGACTGGGTTCCGCTAGTTCTTCGAGTTTTAGAGTTCGGTGAGCAGTTGCAGACTCTATTTACAGTAAGATGTAGTCCTCAAGTAGCAGCATTTTACGTCCTTGACCAACTATTAACTGGTTTTAATGAAGATAGGAACTTAGAGAATGCAAGTCAAGTGGTTTCTCTTGGAGGATTGAACCTTCTGATAAGAAATGTTGAGATGGGAGGTGTTCTTGAAAGGAACAATGCTGCCATGATCATATCCTGCTGCATTCGAGCCGATGGGAGTTGTCGGAACTACGTAGCTGATAAAATAAACAAGGCATCTCTACTTGAACTTATTGTTGGGAATCATAAGGATTCTAATGGATCTGTTATTGCCTTACTAACTGAGCTACTCTGCCTAAACAG AAGAACACAGATTACCGAATTCTTGAACGATCTACTCAATGGATGGGGTGGCTTGAATACCATGCACATCTTAATGGTATACCTGCAGAAAGCTCAACCTGAAGAACGCCCCCTGGTTGCAGCCATCTTATTGCAGCTTGACCTTCTG GGAGATCCTTTGAGGTACAGTGTTTACAGAGAAGAAGCAGTTGAGGCCATTGTAGAAGCTTTAGATTGTGAAAAGTGTAATGACAGGATTCAAGAACAAGCCGCCAGAGCTCTTATGATGTTGGGAGGCTGTTTTTCTTACGTGGGAGAGGCAACAACAGAAAACTGGCTTTTGGAACAAGCAGGCTTTCATGAAACCTTGGGGGACTCGTTCCATGGAAAGGAAATAGTTGACGAAATCTTG CATGAAGAGAAGGAAGCAATAAAAAATTGGCAGAGAAAAGCAGCAATCTCTTTGCTAAACAGTGGCAACAAGAAATTCTTGGCCGCTCTTTCAAATTCCATGGCCAATGGCATTCCTAGTTTAGCACGAGCTAGCCTCTTAACAGTTACCTGGATGAGCAGCTTTCTCCATTCAGTTCGAGATAAAGATTTCCAGTCCATGGCATGTTCAGTACTCGTGCCTCGGTTACTTGAATCCTCAAATTACAGTAGAGCAGTTGAGGAAACGGTGCTTGCTTCTATCTCATTGCAGCAGCTCATAAATGGTTCAG AATATGCCTCTATTATTTCCTCGTTGGATGCGACATAG
- the LOC105767509 gene encoding egg cell-secreted protein 1.1, protein MGSTFRVFFFALLLLSSLLFMAKARPLDLPKTTTSDLLARLKLDEESPDCWSSLIQLQSCTGELIMFFLNGETEIGKSCCLAIRTISHLCWPTMIDALGFTAEESHVIEGYCDHEDDRSPPSIALTDEIGSSNLFNP, encoded by the coding sequence ATGGGTTCCACGTTCAGGGTCTTCTTTTTTGCATTGCTGTTGCTATCGAGCTTGCTTTTCATGGCTAAGGCAAGGCCGTTGGACCTCCCTAAGACAACAACAAGCGACCTCTTGGCTCGATTGAAACTGGATGAGGAATCACCCGACTGCTGGAGCTCATTGATTCAGCTTCAATCATGCACTGGAGAGCTTATTATGTTCTTCCTGAATGGTGAGACCGAAATAGGGAAAAGCTGTTGCCTAGCGATTCGTACTATAAGCCACCTGTGCTGGCCGACCATGATCGATGCATTAGGCTTTACTGCTGAAGAGTCCCACGTTATTGAAGGTTACTGCGACCATGAAGATGATCGATCACCGCCATCCATCGCCCTTACTGATGAAATTGGTTCCTCGAACTTATTTAATCCCTAA